DNA sequence from the Candidatus Cloacimonadaceae bacterium genome:
TGCCCCTATAGGTATTATTGTGTATCTGTGAACAATGTAAATGCCCAGTCAGTTCACGTCAAGAACTAAATTTTATAGTGTGTTTATGCGGCGGATTTTTCCGGCGGTCTCAGAAGTTTTTCAAGTAGTGCCGGAATTGGCAGAAAGGACTTCCCAAGTTATTGCAGGTCAGTTATGTAGAGACCAACAATAATATGAGGGAGGCGCTTATGAAAGCGACTACTTACAAGAATGGAGGCAGGGCTCGGAAAGCAGACCACTGTGACAAATTAAATGCAGAGAAATATGTCACAGTGCTTTCCGTTTGGGCAAAACCACCCGCAATGCTGATTACAAGACGATTTGAGCACTGTGACAAATTAAAAGCCCGGAAATATGTCACAGTGGTGGATGATCAGGGGGGCACTGTGACAAATAAAACCCCAGGGAAATTTGTCACAGTGCTTGTCCCGGTAAACGACTTTTATTGGAAGAGGCTAAGAATGAGCAAACGCAAGATCAAGGCAGTCTGGCTTACGGTGGAACGGGTAGCTGAACTAATGCAGCGTTCTAACCGGACAGTTTGGCGCTTTGTAAAAGAGAACCAGATAACAGTGCAAAAACAGCAGGTACCGCAGAGCGGGGGCAAGACTGTGAAGTCTTTCCTACTTACCAGTCCCGAACTGCTGGTTATGGAGCTGCAGAACTGTGAAAAGCAGAGACTGCTGCCAGAGCACTTTATCGAAAAGCGAGTGGAGATCAATGGCAAATTGGTAAACTGCGCCTTGATCTACCAATACAGGAAATGCATGGAAGGTGAGGAAGGCTATTATGAGTTTTTATGATTTCACAATAGAGGAATATGCGGAGTTCCTAAAAGAGGAACTGGCAGGAACGAATGCTGTGCCCTTAGGTATCGAGATGATGCGTAAACCTGGCAGGAAGCCTAAACAGTTGGTTACCCCAGCAATCAATACCTCGATTATTAAGCAAGCAGATCAAAACCCTATACATAAAGATGAGCTGTCTGCCGTTATCCCAAGTAAAGAACAACAAGCAGACAATCAGCCTGATGATCTATATGATGATCTGCCAGACAATCTGCCTGCTCTCTATAATAGGGAAGGTTACATCGACTTCAGTCCCCGAGAGTGCCTGCCACTTAAGTATGATGCGGAAGCCAGGCTTCTGGGGCACTTCTGCACTCTGGTCATAGGTAGACTACAGGACTGTGAGTCCAAGGTTGAAGAGTGGAAGCAGATCGTGACCGATTACAATAATGGCAGTCTGTCTTCTGAGCTGTATCGGATGCGGGGAGAACGCAAAGAACGTGCCCTGCGTACCTGGATCGACCTCTATATCCAGACTGAACGGGACATGTATGCTCTGCTGCATGGAAACAAGAACACCACTCGCCAGCGTAAGATAAACGAACTGGAAGGCAAGATACTTCTCAGCATCCTGCTGCATCCCAATAGAATCACCATCGGAAGTGCCATTACTATGCTCAAGGCACAAGCCCGGATGGGACAGTATGAGTCGCCTTCCAGTAAACCGACCCTCAGACGCTGGTGTGAAGACTGGCGCAATGATAACCTGGCAATCTGGGAGCAGAACCGGAAGGGTAGCAAGTTCGTAGCGGAGCATATTATCAAGACGATCCATAGAGACAGCAGACTGCTTAAGGTCGGTCAGGTCTGGGTGGCAGATGGTCATACTCTTGCCTTCGATATCCTCAATCCCAAGACCGGGAAAGCCCAACGCATGACCATGATCATGGTGATGGACTGGGCGAGCCGCTATCCGGTGGGAGCTTCACTCGCCTTTACAGAGGACAGCCACCATATCCAGGTAGCATTCCGTAACGGCTTCCTCAACTGGGGAGCATTACCACAGTGCGTGTATCTCGATAACGGCAAAGCCTTCCGGTCAAAGCTGTTCCATGAGGAGTGGGATCACCACGATCTGGAACTTGAGTTAGGTGGTATCTTCCCCAAGTTAGGCATCGAAGCCCACTTCGCAGAGAGCTACAATGCCAAAGCCAAGATCATTGAGCGGTTCTTCAAGACCTTCCAGGAGCAGTTCGAACGCTTCATCAGCAGCTTCCGGGGAGCCAGCATAGCCGATAAACCTGCCACTCTGATGCGCAATGAGAAGTGGATCAAGAAGATGTATCAGGGTGAGCCGCCAACTATTGAAGAGACGATGCGGATGATCGGATACTATGTCCGCTATATCTATGGTGATAACCCGCATGGCGGTCTGGGTGGTAAGACTCCCTGGCAGGTATTCAGTTCCGCAGAACTGCCTGAAGGTCGCATTGTACAACCGGATAAGCTGAACTTCATGATGCTGGCAACTGAACGTAAATCAGTACGCAACGACGGCATCGTCTTCAATAAGTTGCAATACTGGCATCCAGAACTTATCAAGCATATTGGTAAGCCGGTAGTGTTCAGATACGACTATGCTGATGCCAGATGGATACTGGTCTATGATAGCAGAGACAAGTTCATCTGCCAGGCAGAGCTGAGAAGATCGCAGCATCCCTTTGTACATCTCGATAAAGACAATCCCGTCACCCATAAAGAGTTGAATACAGAATACAAGTACATCAAGAAACTGCAACGCATGACTGAACAGCAGTCCAAGCTATTCGTAAAGAAAAACCAGGAGTCGGTAGACCGGGTACTCAAACCTTTGATGGAAGCCCGGCAAGCCAATCCGACCTTCATCCAGCCCCCCATGATCGAAGCTCCCAAACCCGGACCCGAGGAGGAGATCGCCAGGCTGGAAGAGATCGTAACCAATCAGATGGTTCAAGTTACCGCAGAGCCGGATATCAAGCCAAGTCCGACAGTCACTAACCTACCTACAATAAACAAGGATCAGACCGATCCTTTCGCAGATGAGAGCTTCACCGAGATGTTGAAAACCATCGGTATCAAATAAAGGAGGAACCAGTGAAACAAGGCAAGCTCATACCCATCAACAATGTCCAGAAAGCCGACCGCTGTATCGACTTTCTACTCAATCGTCCCCGTCTGGAAATGGTGGGACTGGGAATGCTGTATGGCAGACCCGGACTCGGCAAGACCACTTATGCCAGGCGCATTGCTTATACCCGTGGCTATGTCTATCTAAGACTGGAAGCCACGACCACACCTAAGACCTTCGCCAAGGAACTGCTACAGAACCTGTATATCAGCTTTGGAATGGGAGACTATCTCCCAGCAGGCACGACCAACAACCTCTACAAGCAGTGCATCCAACTGCTATATGACCACGAGGATACGGTAATCATCATCGATGAGATCGACTATGCCTTCCGCTATCCCCAGTTACTCGGAGCGATCCGGGACCTGGTGGATGTGACGCTGGCAGTTGTTGTGTTAGTAGGCATGCAGAATGCCAAAGACAGGCTCAACCAGATCAATGAATACTACTTCGACCGCTGCAACTACTTCTATGAGTTCCAGCCCGTCAGTCTTGAGGATGTCACTCAGATCGCCCGGGAAGTAATGAGCGTGGAATGCCCGGACTCGATGGTTAACTACATCCATCACAACTCGGCAGGCAACTTACGCAAAGCCATGAAGATCATGCATATGCTGGAGTGCAAGTATAAGATCAATCCCATCCAGGCTATGAACGACATCCTGGCACAGGGGGCATTATGAACAACCAAGACCTAATCCTCCGCTTCGTTAGCTCATACCATTCCTTCTACAGCATTGATACTGTTATGGAGTGCACCGGGCTAGAATACAAAGAAGTGGCTTTCTATATGAAGACCTTGGTTAAGATTGATGTAATCCGCAGGATATCAAAGAAGGAGCATATCTATGTAACCAAGAAAAGCTATAGTGCTGATAAGGTTCGCACCATCCACAGCAAGAACTGGGTATTCAACCTGAAGGATTGCCAAGATATTACCT
Encoded proteins:
- a CDS encoding DNA-binding protein; the encoded protein is MKATTYKNGGRARKADHCDKLNAEKYVTVLSVWAKPPAMLITRRFEHCDKLKARKYVTVVDDQGGTVTNKTPGKFVTVLVPVNDFYWKRLRMSKRKIKAVWLTVERVAELMQRSNRTVWRFVKENQITVQKQQVPQSGGKTVKSFLLTSPELLVMELQNCEKQRLLPEHFIEKRVEINGKLVNCALIYQYRKCMEGEEGYYEFL
- a CDS encoding Mu transposase C-terminal domain-containing protein, translated to MSFYDFTIEEYAEFLKEELAGTNAVPLGIEMMRKPGRKPKQLVTPAINTSIIKQADQNPIHKDELSAVIPSKEQQADNQPDDLYDDLPDNLPALYNREGYIDFSPRECLPLKYDAEARLLGHFCTLVIGRLQDCESKVEEWKQIVTDYNNGSLSSELYRMRGERKERALRTWIDLYIQTERDMYALLHGNKNTTRQRKINELEGKILLSILLHPNRITIGSAITMLKAQARMGQYESPSSKPTLRRWCEDWRNDNLAIWEQNRKGSKFVAEHIIKTIHRDSRLLKVGQVWVADGHTLAFDILNPKTGKAQRMTMIMVMDWASRYPVGASLAFTEDSHHIQVAFRNGFLNWGALPQCVYLDNGKAFRSKLFHEEWDHHDLELELGGIFPKLGIEAHFAESYNAKAKIIERFFKTFQEQFERFISSFRGASIADKPATLMRNEKWIKKMYQGEPPTIEETMRMIGYYVRYIYGDNPHGGLGGKTPWQVFSSAELPEGRIVQPDKLNFMMLATERKSVRNDGIVFNKLQYWHPELIKHIGKPVVFRYDYADARWILVYDSRDKFICQAELRRSQHPFVHLDKDNPVTHKELNTEYKYIKKLQRMTEQQSKLFVKKNQESVDRVLKPLMEARQANPTFIQPPMIEAPKPGPEEEIARLEEIVTNQMVQVTAEPDIKPSPTVTNLPTINKDQTDPFADESFTEMLKTIGIK
- a CDS encoding ATP-binding protein, encoding MKQGKLIPINNVQKADRCIDFLLNRPRLEMVGLGMLYGRPGLGKTTYARRIAYTRGYVYLRLEATTTPKTFAKELLQNLYISFGMGDYLPAGTTNNLYKQCIQLLYDHEDTVIIIDEIDYAFRYPQLLGAIRDLVDVTLAVVVLVGMQNAKDRLNQINEYYFDRCNYFYEFQPVSLEDVTQIAREVMSVECPDSMVNYIHHNSAGNLRKAMKIMHMLECKYKINPIQAMNDILAQGAL